From the genome of Streptomyces sp. NBC_01341, one region includes:
- a CDS encoding class I SAM-dependent RNA methyltransferase, translating to MQNESTSSQPGEPQAGESLIGREYEVEVGPVAHGGHCIARTDEGQVLFVRHTLPGEKVVARVTEGESGSRFLRADAITVIEASKDRVEAPCPYAGPGKCGGCDWQHAKPGAQRRLKGEVIAEQLQRLAGLTPEEAGWDGTVMPAEGDKLPPGQVPAWRTRVQYAVDADGLVGLRKHRSHEVQPVDHCMIAAPGVSELGIEKQDWPQMATVEAISATGSHDRQVILTPREGGRLPLVELDKPVSVMRVDEKDGGVHRVHGRAFVRERADDRTYRVGSGGFWQVHPQAADTLVRAVMQGLLPRKNDTALDLYCGVGLFAGAIGQRIGEKGAVLGIESGKRAVEDARHNLKDLERVRIEHGKVDQVLPRTGITECDLIVLDPPRAGAGKATVKQLVALGARRIAYVACDPAALARDIAYFRDGGYRVRTLRAFDLFPMTHHVECVAILEPAAKGA from the coding sequence ATGCAGAACGAATCCACGTCCTCGCAGCCCGGGGAGCCGCAGGCCGGAGAGTCCCTGATCGGCCGGGAGTACGAGGTCGAGGTCGGTCCCGTCGCCCACGGCGGGCACTGCATCGCCCGCACCGACGAGGGCCAGGTCCTCTTCGTCCGGCACACCCTGCCCGGCGAGAAGGTCGTCGCCCGGGTCACCGAGGGTGAGAGCGGCTCCCGCTTCCTGCGCGCCGACGCCATCACCGTCATCGAGGCGTCCAAGGACCGGGTCGAGGCCCCCTGCCCCTACGCCGGCCCCGGCAAGTGCGGCGGCTGCGACTGGCAGCACGCCAAGCCGGGCGCGCAGCGACGCCTCAAGGGCGAGGTCATTGCCGAGCAGCTCCAGCGCCTCGCGGGCCTCACGCCCGAGGAGGCCGGGTGGGACGGCACGGTCATGCCCGCCGAGGGCGACAAGCTCCCGCCGGGCCAGGTCCCGGCCTGGCGCACGCGAGTGCAGTACGCCGTCGACGCCGACGGCCTGGTCGGACTCCGCAAGCACCGCTCGCACGAGGTCCAGCCGGTCGACCACTGCATGATCGCCGCCCCCGGCGTCTCCGAGCTCGGCATCGAGAAGCAGGACTGGCCGCAGATGGCGACGGTCGAGGCCATCTCCGCCACCGGCTCCCACGACCGCCAGGTCATCCTGACCCCGCGCGAGGGCGGCCGGCTCCCGCTGGTCGAGCTGGACAAGCCCGTGTCCGTGATGCGCGTGGACGAGAAGGACGGCGGCGTCCACCGCGTCCACGGCCGCGCCTTCGTGCGCGAGCGGGCCGACGACCGTACGTACCGCGTCGGCTCCGGCGGCTTCTGGCAGGTGCACCCGCAGGCGGCGGACACCCTGGTGCGCGCGGTCATGCAGGGGCTGCTGCCCCGCAAGAACGACACCGCGCTGGACCTCTACTGCGGCGTCGGCCTGTTCGCGGGCGCGATCGGCCAGCGGATCGGTGAGAAGGGCGCGGTGCTCGGCATCGAGTCCGGGAAGCGCGCGGTCGAGGACGCCCGTCACAACCTGAAGGACCTGGAACGGGTCCGCATCGAGCACGGCAAGGTCGACCAGGTCCTGCCGCGCACGGGCATCACGGAGTGCGACCTGATCGTGCTGGACCCGCCGCGGGCGGGCGCGGGCAAGGCCACGGTCAAGCAGCTGGTCGCGCTGGGGGCACGGCGCATCGCGTACGTCGCGTGCGACCCGGCGGCGCTGGCACGGGACATCGCGTACTTCCGTGACGGGGGGTACCGGGTGCGGACGCTGCGGGCCTTCGACCTGTTCCCGATGACCCACCATGTCGAGTGCGTCGCGATCCTGGAGCCCGCCGCAAAGGGTGCCTGA
- a CDS encoding APC family permease, giving the protein MSKLTDVPKRILIGRALRSDKLGETLLPKRIALPVFASDPLSSVAYAPGEVLLVLSIAGVSAYHFSPWIAAAVVVLMFTVVASYRQNVRAYPSGGGDYEVANTNLGPKAGLTVASALLVDYVLTVAVSISSGVENLGSAIPFVIEHKTFCAIGAIVLLTLMNLRGVRESGKLFAIPTYLFVAGVFVMILWGAFRGLALGDTMHAPTSDYEIKPEHQGLAGFALVFLLLRAFSSGCAALTGVEAISNGVPAFRKPKSKNAATTLAAMGLLAVTMFCGIIGLAMATDVKLAENPAKDLIHNGSPVGAGFTQDPVISQVAAAVFGEGTFLFVFLAAATALVLFLAANTAYNGFPLLGSILAQDRYLPRQLHTRGDRLAFSNGIVLLAGAAILLVWIYGADSTRLIQLYIVGVFVSFTLSQTGMVRHWNRHLSTETDPGARRHMIRSRAINTFGAFFTGLVLVVVLATKFTHGAWVALLGMVIFFGTMTAIRKHYDRVADEISADEAPSDDTIRPSRVHSIVLVSKLHRPTLRALAYAKLVRSDQLEALSISVDHDETKALKADWERRGIDIPLKILDSPYREVTRPVIDYVKSLRKDRPRDVVSVYIPEYVVGHWYEHLLHNQSALRLKGRLLFTPGVMVTSVPYQLESSEAAKLRARRRADWTAPGSVRRGPVERRHKEHSKG; this is encoded by the coding sequence GTGTCCAAACTGACCGACGTGCCCAAACGGATCCTGATCGGCCGGGCGCTGCGAAGCGACAAGCTGGGGGAAACACTCCTCCCCAAGCGCATCGCGCTCCCCGTCTTCGCGTCCGACCCGCTGTCCTCCGTCGCGTACGCACCCGGAGAAGTCCTCCTGGTGCTGTCCATCGCGGGCGTGTCGGCGTACCACTTCAGCCCGTGGATCGCGGCCGCGGTCGTGGTCCTGATGTTCACGGTCGTCGCCTCGTACCGGCAGAACGTGCGCGCCTACCCGAGCGGCGGCGGCGACTACGAGGTCGCCAACACCAACCTCGGGCCGAAGGCCGGACTGACCGTCGCGAGCGCCCTGCTCGTCGACTACGTCCTCACGGTCGCCGTGTCGATCTCCTCCGGCGTGGAGAACCTCGGCTCCGCGATCCCCTTCGTCATCGAGCACAAGACGTTCTGCGCCATCGGAGCCATCGTCCTGCTCACGCTGATGAACCTGCGAGGGGTCAGGGAATCCGGCAAGCTCTTCGCCATCCCGACGTACCTGTTCGTGGCCGGCGTCTTCGTCATGATCCTCTGGGGCGCCTTCCGGGGGCTTGCCCTCGGAGACACCATGCACGCGCCGACCTCGGACTACGAGATCAAGCCCGAGCACCAGGGGCTCGCCGGATTCGCGCTCGTCTTCCTGCTGCTGCGCGCCTTCTCCTCCGGCTGTGCGGCCCTCACCGGCGTCGAGGCGATCAGCAACGGCGTGCCCGCCTTCCGCAAGCCCAAGAGCAAGAACGCCGCGACCACCCTCGCGGCCATGGGGCTGCTGGCCGTCACCATGTTCTGCGGGATCATCGGCCTGGCCATGGCCACCGATGTGAAGCTGGCCGAGAACCCCGCGAAGGACCTCATCCACAACGGCTCCCCGGTCGGGGCGGGCTTCACCCAGGATCCGGTCATCTCGCAGGTCGCGGCGGCAGTCTTCGGCGAGGGCACATTCCTCTTCGTGTTCCTCGCGGCGGCGACCGCCCTCGTGCTGTTCCTCGCCGCCAACACCGCCTACAACGGCTTCCCACTGCTCGGCTCGATCCTCGCCCAGGACCGCTACCTGCCGCGCCAGCTGCACACCCGCGGCGACCGGCTGGCCTTCTCCAACGGCATCGTGCTGCTGGCCGGCGCCGCGATCCTGCTCGTCTGGATCTACGGCGCCGACTCGACCCGGCTCATCCAGCTCTACATCGTCGGCGTGTTCGTGTCCTTCACGCTCAGCCAGACCGGCATGGTCCGGCACTGGAACCGTCACCTGAGCACGGAGACCGACCCCGGGGCGCGGCGGCACATGATCCGCTCCCGGGCGATCAACACCTTCGGCGCGTTCTTCACCGGCCTGGTCCTGGTCGTCGTCCTGGCGACCAAGTTCACCCACGGTGCCTGGGTCGCGCTGCTCGGAATGGTCATCTTCTTCGGCACGATGACCGCGATCCGGAAGCACTACGACCGCGTCGCCGACGAGATCTCCGCGGACGAAGCCCCCTCGGACGACACGATCAGGCCCTCGCGGGTCCACTCGATCGTCCTGGTCTCCAAGCTCCACCGGCCCACGCTGCGCGCCCTCGCGTACGCCAAGCTGGTGCGTTCCGACCAACTGGAGGCACTGTCCATCAGCGTCGACCACGACGAGACGAAGGCGCTGAAGGCGGACTGGGAACGCCGTGGCATCGACATCCCGCTGAAGATCCTCGACTCCCCGTACCGCGAGGTGACCCGGCCGGTCATCGACTACGTCAAGAGCCTGCGCAAGGACCGGCCGCGCGACGTGGTCAGCGTCTACATCCCCGAGTACGTGGTCGGCCACTGGTACGAGCACCTGCTCCACAACCAGAGCGCGCTGCGGCTGAAGGGCCGGCTGCTGTTCACACCTGGTGTCATGGTGACCTCGGTGCCGTACCAGCTGGAGTCCTCCGAAGCCGCGAAGCTGCGGGCCCGTCGCCGGGCGGACTGGACGGCACCCGGCTCGGTCCGGCGCGGTCCGGTGGAACGGCGGCACAAGGAGCACAGCAAGGGGTGA
- a CDS encoding DUF3159 domain-containing protein: MTSLDKPTSDTDQPRSTDQQDADAKAVTEAALFEAFGGVRGMVETVLPGLLFVTIFTINKDLKASAIAAVAVSLVLVVVRLVRRDTVKHAFSGVFGVAFGVVFAMMTGNAKDFYLPGMLYTLGLALAYLVTSVAGVPLIGLILGPVFKENLSWRTRNPGRKKAYTKAGYAWGLILLAKCAILFPLYWWADTAQLGWVLVALKIPPFLLAVYLTWVFLAKAPPPIDVFAEMEAEEQAEKARKAAAAQNAQAPEARNSEY; this comes from the coding sequence GTGACGTCTCTCGACAAGCCGACGTCCGACACGGACCAGCCCCGCAGCACCGACCAGCAGGACGCCGACGCGAAGGCGGTCACGGAAGCCGCGCTCTTCGAGGCCTTCGGCGGCGTGCGCGGCATGGTGGAGACAGTCCTGCCCGGGCTGCTCTTCGTCACGATCTTCACCATCAACAAGGACCTGAAGGCGTCCGCCATCGCCGCAGTGGCAGTCTCCCTGGTCCTCGTCGTCGTACGCCTGGTCCGCCGGGACACCGTCAAGCACGCCTTCAGCGGCGTCTTCGGTGTGGCCTTCGGTGTCGTGTTCGCGATGATGACGGGCAACGCCAAGGACTTCTACCTCCCCGGCATGCTCTACACGCTCGGGCTGGCGCTTGCCTACCTCGTCACGTCGGTCGCGGGTGTGCCGCTGATCGGACTGATCCTGGGCCCGGTCTTCAAGGAGAACCTCTCCTGGCGCACCCGGAACCCCGGCCGCAAGAAGGCGTACACCAAGGCCGGCTACGCCTGGGGGCTCATCCTCCTCGCCAAGTGCGCGATCCTCTTCCCGCTCTACTGGTGGGCCGACACCGCCCAGCTCGGCTGGGTACTGGTCGCGCTGAAGATCCCGCCATTCCTGCTCGCGGTGTATCTGACCTGGGTGTTCCTCGCCAAGGCGCCGCCGCCCATCGACGTCTTCGCCGAGATGGAGGCGGAGGAGCAGGCCGAGAAGGCACGCAAGGCCGCCGCCGCGCAGAACGCCCAGGCCCCGGAAGCCCGCAACTCCGAGTACTGA
- a CDS encoding potassium channel family protein, producing the protein MHIVIMGCGRVGAALAQTLEQQGHTVAVIDRDPTAFRRLGAGFGGRRVSGVGFDQDTLREAGIEEAGAFAAVSSGDNSNIIAARVAREMFGIENVAARIYDPKRAEVYQRLGIPTVATVRWTADQMLRRLLPSGAEPLWRDPSGGVQLAEVHTTPSWIGHKISTLQEETGVRVAFLTRLGEAILPSSQTVLQEGDLVHVMMRTDEIAKVEEAFAEGPEEGGH; encoded by the coding sequence GTGCACATCGTCATCATGGGCTGCGGGCGAGTCGGAGCCGCTCTCGCGCAGACCCTGGAGCAGCAGGGGCACACGGTCGCGGTGATCGACCGGGACCCCACGGCGTTCCGCCGTCTCGGTGCGGGGTTCGGCGGTCGGCGGGTCAGCGGTGTCGGCTTCGACCAGGACACCCTGCGCGAGGCGGGTATCGAGGAGGCCGGGGCGTTCGCCGCAGTCAGCAGCGGCGACAACTCCAACATCATCGCGGCCCGTGTGGCGCGTGAGATGTTCGGCATCGAGAACGTCGCCGCACGCATCTACGACCCGAAGCGCGCCGAGGTCTACCAGCGTCTGGGCATCCCCACGGTCGCGACGGTCCGCTGGACGGCGGACCAGATGCTGCGGCGGCTGCTGCCGTCGGGAGCCGAGCCTCTGTGGCGCGACCCGAGCGGCGGTGTGCAGCTCGCGGAGGTGCACACGACGCCGTCGTGGATCGGGCACAAGATCAGCACGCTGCAGGAGGAGACCGGCGTCCGCGTCGCGTTCCTCACCCGGCTCGGCGAGGCCATACTGCCGTCGTCGCAGACCGTTCTGCAGGAGGGCGACCTCGTCCACGTGATGATGCGTACGGACGAGATCGCGAAGGTCGAGGAGGCCTTTGCCGAGGGTCCCGAGGAGGGCGGTCACTGA
- a CDS encoding OB-fold nucleic acid binding domain-containing protein — protein MSAVPRFEKPGRTDKPSGRFRRMLDRLSSSQEDLECEELREDSHASGCTRISECSDRQIVKVTGTLRTVTLRPRAGVPALEAELFDGTAPLDVVWLGRRSIVGIEPGRRLIASGRVAMSHGRRVLFNPKYELRPLGKE, from the coding sequence ATGAGCGCTGTTCCCCGATTCGAGAAGCCAGGCAGGACGGACAAGCCGTCCGGCCGCTTCCGACGCATGCTCGACCGGCTGTCCAGCTCCCAGGAGGACCTCGAGTGCGAGGAACTCCGGGAGGACTCCCACGCCTCGGGCTGCACGCGCATCTCCGAGTGCTCGGACCGCCAGATCGTCAAGGTGACTGGTACCTTGCGGACGGTCACCCTGCGTCCGCGGGCCGGAGTGCCCGCCCTGGAGGCGGAGCTCTTCGACGGGACCGCACCGCTCGACGTGGTCTGGCTGGGCCGGCGTTCCATCGTCGGCATCGAGCCGGGCCGCAGGCTCATCGCGTCGGGTCGTGTGGCCATGAGCCACGGACGACGGGTGCTGTTCAACCCCAAATACGAACTCCGACCGCTCGGCAAGGAGTAG
- a CDS encoding potassium channel family protein: MRVSIAGAGAVGRSIAAELLENGHEVLLIDKAPTAISVERVPMAEWLLADACEITSLDEAALQRCNVVIAATGDDKVNLVVSLLAKTEYGVPRVVARVNNPKNEWLFNESWGVDVAVSTPRLMSALVEEAVSVGDLVRLLRFSHGDANLVELTLPPESALAGTRVGDVDWPQDTSLVTIIRGTRVLTPSPEETLEAGDELLFVAAQAREEQLEDLLSVRRDPEED, translated from the coding sequence ATGCGCGTGTCGATTGCCGGGGCGGGTGCGGTGGGACGTTCCATCGCGGCGGAGCTTCTGGAGAACGGTCACGAGGTGCTGCTGATCGACAAGGCGCCCACCGCCATCTCGGTCGAGCGGGTCCCGATGGCCGAGTGGCTCCTCGCGGACGCCTGTGAGATCACGTCCCTCGACGAGGCGGCGCTCCAGCGGTGCAACGTCGTGATCGCCGCGACGGGCGACGACAAGGTCAATCTGGTCGTCTCCCTGCTCGCGAAGACCGAGTACGGCGTCCCTAGGGTCGTCGCCCGGGTGAACAACCCGAAGAACGAGTGGCTGTTCAACGAGTCCTGGGGTGTAGATGTCGCGGTCTCCACGCCGCGTCTGATGTCGGCGCTGGTCGAGGAGGCGGTGAGTGTCGGTGATCTGGTGCGGCTGCTGCGCTTCAGCCACGGCGACGCCAACCTGGTCGAGCTGACGCTGCCCCCGGAGTCGGCACTGGCCGGCACCCGGGTCGGCGACGTGGACTGGCCCCAGGACACCTCACTGGTCACGATCATCCGAGGGACGCGGGTGCTGACGCCGAGCCCCGAGGAGACTTTGGAGGCCGGCGACGAGCTGCTGTTCGTGGCGGCGCAGGCGCGCGAGGAGCAGCTGGAGGACCTGCTGTCGGTCCGCCGCGATCCCGAAGAGGACTGA
- a CDS encoding IS1380 family transposase has product MKVSHRPAELFAAFDDSDLIAHAGLIPTIRLAERCGLPALVAQKVRLTGAKNGAGTAADAKAMSTVGGMVAGADSIDDLDILRHDGLPRLFGGVRAPSTLGSFLRTFTWGHVRQLESATRTFTCRLATHTGLVPHRDEVVFVDIDSKVKQVYGPAKQGASFGYTKQRGLHFQIVTVKTSSCAPVIVATRLRKGSAGSGKGAASLLREALATVRAMGITAHIVVRADSAYFSHKVVDVCRRAGAAFSLAVAVKKTIREAIMQIPEDAWTPIKYASAVWDAEEERWISDAEITEIEFTACTNKKKAFHTTARLIVRRVKRLNPKSVPAGQAELFGVWRHHVIFTDSPFILAQAEPMHREHAVIEQVFADLEDSALAHLPSGKFTANAAWLTLAATAYNLTRASGHLASAFHAKARTGTIRRHLINTPARIATGARRVTLHLPERWRWANDFTDLWTATGQRMLT; this is encoded by the coding sequence GTGAAAGTCTCCCACAGACCCGCGGAGCTCTTCGCCGCGTTCGACGACTCGGACCTGATCGCGCACGCCGGGCTGATCCCGACGATCCGGCTGGCCGAGCGGTGCGGGTTGCCCGCCTTGGTGGCCCAGAAGGTGAGGCTCACCGGTGCGAAGAACGGTGCCGGTACGGCTGCCGACGCGAAAGCCATGTCGACCGTGGGCGGCATGGTCGCCGGGGCGGACAGCATCGACGACCTGGACATACTGCGCCACGACGGGCTGCCGCGCCTGTTCGGCGGGGTGCGGGCGCCGTCCACGCTGGGTAGTTTCCTGCGTACCTTCACCTGGGGGCATGTGCGCCAACTGGAGTCCGCCACACGGACGTTCACCTGCCGCCTGGCCACGCACACTGGTCTGGTCCCCCACCGGGACGAGGTGGTGTTCGTGGACATCGACTCCAAGGTCAAGCAGGTCTACGGCCCCGCCAAGCAGGGCGCCTCGTTCGGCTACACCAAGCAGCGCGGCCTGCACTTCCAGATCGTCACCGTGAAGACCTCCAGCTGCGCGCCCGTGATCGTGGCGACCAGGCTGCGTAAGGGCTCGGCAGGCTCCGGCAAGGGCGCGGCCAGTCTGCTGCGCGAGGCCCTGGCCACGGTCCGGGCCATGGGCATCACCGCACACATCGTCGTCCGTGCGGACTCCGCGTACTTCTCCCACAAGGTCGTCGATGTGTGCCGCAGGGCGGGTGCCGCCTTCTCCCTGGCCGTCGCGGTCAAGAAGACCATCCGCGAGGCCATCATGCAGATCCCCGAGGATGCCTGGACGCCGATCAAGTACGCCAGCGCCGTCTGGGACGCCGAGGAGGAACGCTGGATCTCCGACGCCGAGATCACCGAGATCGAGTTCACCGCGTGCACCAACAAGAAGAAGGCATTCCACACCACCGCCCGACTGATCGTGCGCCGCGTGAAACGGCTGAACCCCAAGAGCGTGCCCGCCGGCCAGGCCGAGCTGTTCGGCGTCTGGCGACATCACGTGATCTTCACCGACAGCCCCTTCATCCTGGCTCAGGCCGAGCCGATGCACCGCGAACACGCCGTCATCGAGCAGGTCTTCGCCGACCTGGAAGACTCCGCGCTCGCCCACCTGCCCTCGGGGAAGTTCACCGCGAACGCCGCCTGGCTGACCCTAGCCGCCACCGCCTACAACCTCACCCGCGCGAGCGGCCACCTCGCCTCCGCCTTCCACGCCAAGGCGAGGACCGGCACCATCCGCCGCCACCTGATCAACACCCCCGCCCGGATCGCCACCGGAGCCCGCCGCGTCACCCTCCACCTGCCCGAACGCTGGCGCTGGGCCAACGACTTCACCGACCTGTGGACAGCCACCGGCCAGCGCATGCTCACCTGA
- a CDS encoding response regulator produces the protein MTRVLVVDDEPQIVRALVINLKARKYEVDAAPDGATALQLAAARHPDVVVLDLGLPDMDGVEVIRGLRGWTRVPILVLSARHTSDEKVEALDAGADDYVTKPFGMDELLARLRAAVRRAEPVGAEGGDDLVVVETEGFTVDLAAKKVHREGRDVRLTPTEWHLLEVLVRNAGRLVSQKQLLQEVWGPSYGTETNYLRVYMAQLRRKLEADPSHPRHFVTEPGMGYRFERGRSVPE, from the coding sequence CTCGTGGTCGACGACGAGCCGCAGATCGTGCGCGCCCTCGTGATCAACCTGAAGGCGCGCAAGTACGAGGTGGACGCCGCGCCGGACGGAGCGACGGCCCTCCAGCTTGCCGCGGCCCGCCATCCCGACGTCGTCGTACTCGACCTCGGGCTGCCGGACATGGACGGCGTCGAGGTGATCAGGGGGCTCCGCGGCTGGACCCGCGTACCGATCCTCGTGCTCTCCGCCCGCCACACGTCCGACGAGAAGGTCGAGGCCCTGGACGCGGGGGCCGACGACTACGTCACCAAGCCGTTCGGCATGGACGAGCTGCTGGCCCGGCTGCGCGCCGCCGTACGCAGGGCGGAACCGGTCGGCGCGGAGGGCGGCGACGACCTGGTGGTCGTCGAGACCGAGGGGTTCACCGTCGACCTGGCGGCGAAGAAGGTCCACCGCGAGGGCCGGGACGTGCGGCTCACGCCCACGGAATGGCACCTGCTGGAGGTCCTTGTGCGCAACGCCGGGCGCCTCGTCAGCCAGAAGCAGCTGCTCCAGGAGGTCTGGGGGCCGTCGTACGGCACCGAGACCAACTACCTGCGCGTCTACATGGCGCAGCTGCGCCGCAAGCTGGAGGCGGACCCCTCGCACCCCAGACACTTCGTGACGGAACCGGGGATGGGCTACCGCTTCGAGCGCGGTCGGTCCGTGCCGGAGTAG
- a CDS encoding 3'-5' exonuclease, with protein MDSTWTESVVNVVDVEATCWAGSPPPGEASEIIEIGLTVVDLNIGERLGRHRILVRPAWSTVSEFCTELTGLTQDKVDQGVSFAEACRLLTAEHRAGTRPWASWGDYDRHQFGRQCQATGTPYPFGRYHVNAKTVFTKVEGLRKAPGMARALQIVGRRLEGRHHRGEDDAWNIAALVLHLHERGAWPTAGGHRA; from the coding sequence ATGGACAGCACCTGGACCGAGAGTGTCGTCAACGTCGTGGACGTCGAAGCGACGTGTTGGGCCGGTTCCCCGCCGCCTGGGGAGGCCAGCGAGATCATCGAAATTGGGCTCACTGTGGTCGACCTGAACATCGGCGAGCGCCTTGGTCGGCACCGGATCCTGGTGAGGCCCGCCTGGTCCACCGTCAGTGAGTTCTGCACGGAGCTGACAGGACTCACTCAGGACAAAGTCGATCAGGGAGTCTCCTTCGCCGAGGCGTGCCGACTACTGACGGCGGAGCACCGCGCAGGCACCAGGCCCTGGGCCAGTTGGGGCGACTACGACCGTCACCAGTTCGGAAGGCAATGCCAGGCCACAGGGACGCCTTACCCTTTCGGCCGTTACCACGTCAATGCAAAAACTGTCTTCACCAAAGTCGAGGGCCTGCGCAAGGCCCCTGGCATGGCACGCGCCCTGCAGATCGTGGGGCGGCGTCTCGAAGGCCGTCACCACCGGGGTGAGGACGACGCCTGGAACATCGCTGCTCTCGTACTCCACCTCCACGAGAGGGGAGCCTGGCCGACCGCGGGAGGGCACCGGGCCTGA